A window of Hevea brasiliensis isolate MT/VB/25A 57/8 chromosome 14, ASM3005281v1, whole genome shotgun sequence contains these coding sequences:
- the LOC110664718 gene encoding uncharacterized protein LOC110664718, which produces MNWSLLCKKVFVMSGALCKIFSLYGPNFSLDFKGKLVGTTIMQNYMCLSLNVISLFIVNLMSLPQWMPKLTSKQLFIDVDVDNWIGIIVMKVIFIYQLSSPHTFRNC; this is translated from the exons ATGAATTGGTCTCTCTTGTGCAAGAAAGTGTTTGTTATG TCTGGTGCATTGTGCAAAATTTTCAGTCTTTATGGACCCAATTTCAGTTTAGACTTCAAAGGAAAACTTGTGGGCACAACAATCATGCAAAACTACATG TGCCTGTCTCTAAATGTAATCTCCTTGTTCATTGTGAATTTGATGTCATTACCTCAATGGATGCCCAAACTCACCTCAAAGCAGTTGTTTATAGATGTTGATGTTGACAATTG GATCGGAATCATTGTGATGAAGGTCATTTTCATCTATCAACTCTCTTCACCTCATACCTTT AGAAACTGCTGA